A window of Leptotrichia wadei contains these coding sequences:
- the lpxD gene encoding UDP-3-O-(3-hydroxymyristoyl)glucosamine N-acyltransferase, giving the protein MYDIKEITKLIDGKINGNENLTFKRLSPFFYATEEELTFAADEKMLKSIDKCTAGAIIVPPLENLPKNRTYIVVEKNPRELMPVLLNYFKPKIKPFEKAIEDSAVIDETASVSKINTYIGHNVKIGKNVVIYPNVSIFEGTEIGDETIVYSNVTIREFSKIGKKCIFQPGAVIGSDGFGYIKVKDNNVKIEQIGHVILEDEVEIGANTCVDRGAIGDTIIKRGTKIDNLVHIAHNDIIGSNCFIIAQVGISGSVEVGDNTTLAGQVGVAGHLKIGNNVIIAAKSGVTNDVPDGKQMSGYPLRDHMDDLRIKMSMGKVPELVKRVRKLEKIIK; this is encoded by the coding sequence ATGTATGATATAAAAGAAATTACAAAATTAATTGATGGAAAAATAAATGGAAATGAAAATTTGACTTTTAAAAGATTGTCACCATTTTTTTATGCAACAGAAGAAGAATTAACTTTTGCAGCAGATGAAAAAATGTTGAAAAGTATTGATAAATGTACTGCTGGAGCGATAATTGTTCCACCATTGGAAAATTTACCGAAAAATAGAACATATATTGTGGTTGAAAAAAATCCAAGAGAACTGATGCCGGTTTTATTAAATTATTTTAAGCCAAAAATAAAACCGTTTGAAAAGGCAATAGAAGATTCAGCGGTAATAGATGAAACTGCAAGTGTTTCTAAAATTAATACTTATATTGGACATAATGTGAAAATTGGAAAAAATGTTGTGATTTATCCGAATGTTTCAATTTTTGAAGGAACAGAAATTGGAGATGAAACAATTGTTTACTCAAATGTCACGATTAGAGAATTTTCTAAAATTGGTAAAAAATGTATTTTTCAGCCAGGAGCAGTTATCGGGTCTGATGGATTTGGATACATAAAAGTAAAAGATAACAACGTGAAAATTGAACAAATTGGGCATGTTATCTTGGAAGATGAAGTGGAAATTGGAGCGAATACTTGTGTTGATAGAGGAGCAATTGGAGATACGATTATAAAAAGAGGTACAAAGATTGATAATTTAGTTCACATTGCTCATAATGATATAATTGGTTCTAACTGTTTTATTATTGCACAAGTGGGAATTTCTGGAAGTGTTGAAGTAGGAGATAATACAACACTTGCAGGACAAGTTGGAGTAGCAGGACACTTAAAAATCGGAAATAATGTTATAATTGCTGCGAAATCAGGTGTTACGAATGATGTTCCCGATGGAAAACAAATGTCTGGATATCCATTAAGAGACCACATGGACGATCTGAGAATAAAAATGTCAATGGGAAAAGTACCTGAACTTGTAAAAAGAGTTAGAAAGTTAGAAAAAATAATAAAATAA
- a CDS encoding DUF4878 domain-containing protein: protein MKKLLLGIFMLLCLVSCGSGPSDTVSKFINNIKAGKPKEAAKYAIDDGFEGNLEVTYTNKTQELLFKTLLKNLEYKIIGTEKQDSDTTIVTVEVTNLDVQKVFLQVFQKMSQEVFTNKDSKPLSAEERFKQELEAKDKPKIKNTTKFVVKKTPQGEKVVVTAENVDVLLGKLNTTLLNLGNLGKTDEETSVELPETGPSTGISQKPEELRNQNK from the coding sequence ATGAAAAAATTATTACTAGGAATTTTTATGCTTTTATGTTTAGTTAGCTGTGGATCAGGACCTAGTGACACAGTTTCAAAATTTATTAATAACATAAAGGCGGGTAAGCCAAAAGAGGCAGCAAAGTATGCTATTGACGATGGTTTTGAAGGAAATTTAGAAGTAACTTATACTAATAAAACTCAAGAATTACTTTTTAAAACATTGTTAAAAAATCTTGAATATAAGATAATTGGAACGGAAAAACAAGATAGCGATACTACTATTGTAACTGTGGAAGTGACAAATTTAGATGTACAAAAAGTATTTTTACAAGTTTTCCAAAAAATGTCACAAGAAGTTTTTACAAACAAAGATTCTAAACCACTTTCAGCTGAAGAAAGATTTAAACAGGAACTTGAAGCAAAAGATAAGCCAAAAATAAAAAATACAACTAAATTTGTAGTTAAAAAGACTCCACAAGGGGAAAAAGTAGTGGTAACTGCTGAAAATGTTGATGTGTTACTTGGAAAACTTAATACGACATTATTAAATTTGGGTAATCTTGGAAAAACTGATGAAGAAACATCAGTAGAATTACCAGAAACAGGACCTTCAACAGGAATATCGCAAAAGCCAGAAGAACTTAGAAATCAAAATAAATAA
- a CDS encoding outer membrane beta-barrel protein yields the protein MKKTLIGLFLVLGAASFADAGKIEARGGIDLGGQYHYGKDWKNQKTKNSSGEVGIEYRNEVAPGLEIGGGTAFQFHKDLKDKVNGQNEKNFNSIPVYTTAKYTFDTQTVVKPYVKGDLGYSFNNGNHDYGSLGKFTAKNGLYYGVGGGVNFNNVNVELMYKENQGEYKYEGPLRASKKYDANYRRVSLGVGYDFNLGD from the coding sequence ATGAAAAAAACATTAATTGGTTTATTCTTAGTTTTAGGTGCAGCTTCATTTGCAGATGCAGGAAAAATAGAAGCTAGAGGTGGAATAGACCTTGGTGGACAATACCATTATGGAAAAGATTGGAAAAATCAAAAAACTAAAAACAGTTCAGGAGAAGTTGGAATTGAATACAGAAATGAAGTAGCTCCTGGATTAGAAATTGGTGGAGGTACTGCTTTCCAATTCCACAAAGATTTGAAAGATAAAGTAAATGGACAAAACGAAAAAAACTTTAATTCTATTCCAGTGTATACAACAGCTAAATATACTTTTGATACACAAACAGTTGTAAAACCTTATGTTAAAGGTGATTTAGGATATTCATTTAATAATGGAAATCACGACTATGGTTCTTTAGGAAAATTCACAGCTAAAAATGGATTATACTATGGAGTTGGTGGAGGAGTTAACTTCAACAATGTAAACGTAGAACTTATGTATAAAGAAAATCAAGGTGAATACAAATATGAAGGACCTTTAAGAGCTTCTAAAAAATATGATGCTAACTACAGAAGAGTATCTCTTGGTGTAGGTTATGATTTCAATTTAGGAGATTAA
- a CDS encoding ABC transporter substrate-binding protein → MRKVFLMMLLATVFIVGCGKKANDGNVIKIGVIAPLTGNYAQYGVAVKEGVELKVDAINDAGGINGKKIELVTADSKGDVQEAVNAFKKMVSQDKVNVVIGEVVSATSQAISGLAQQAKVPLISATATSLDVTKGKDFVFRTTFTDPYQGTATAKYAKSKGIKSIAILTNSSNDYSVGIANAFKAQAAKDGITITEEKYTNDDKDFKAILTKVKGQNPQAIFIPDYYNTIGLIISQAKDLGINAQYLGGDGWDGIQTNFGKVAEGAIFASQFSPDDKAENVQKFMKAYKAKYNKEPIMFAALGYDTVQIVETALKSTKDMSGASIREAMNNVGGIDLITGKLKFDADRNPEKAVTFIQVKGGKLTLKEKF, encoded by the coding sequence ATGAGAAAAGTATTTTTAATGATGCTATTAGCTACAGTGTTTATTGTTGGATGCGGTAAAAAGGCTAATGATGGCAATGTCATAAAAATTGGAGTTATTGCGCCGCTTACTGGGAATTATGCACAATATGGAGTAGCGGTAAAAGAAGGTGTGGAACTGAAGGTTGATGCTATTAACGATGCAGGTGGAATCAATGGGAAAAAAATCGAACTTGTAACTGCAGATAGTAAAGGAGATGTTCAAGAAGCAGTAAATGCCTTTAAAAAGATGGTTTCACAAGATAAGGTTAATGTTGTGATTGGAGAAGTTGTATCAGCTACTTCACAAGCTATTTCAGGACTTGCGCAACAGGCAAAAGTACCTTTAATTTCAGCAACAGCTACAAGCCTTGATGTTACAAAGGGAAAAGATTTTGTATTTAGAACAACATTTACAGATCCTTATCAAGGAACTGCCACTGCGAAATATGCAAAATCTAAAGGCATAAAATCAATTGCAATATTGACAAACTCTTCAAATGACTATTCTGTAGGAATTGCAAATGCATTTAAGGCACAAGCTGCAAAAGATGGAATAACTATTACTGAAGAAAAATATACAAACGATGATAAAGACTTTAAAGCGATTTTGACAAAAGTAAAAGGACAAAATCCACAAGCTATTTTTATACCTGATTATTACAATACAATTGGGCTTATTATCTCACAAGCTAAAGATTTGGGAATTAATGCACAGTATCTTGGTGGAGATGGATGGGATGGAATCCAGACTAATTTTGGAAAGGTTGCAGAAGGAGCAATTTTTGCAAGTCAATTTTCTCCAGATGACAAGGCTGAAAATGTTCAGAAATTTATGAAGGCTTACAAGGCTAAATATAACAAAGAGCCAATAATGTTTGCGGCACTTGGTTATGATACTGTGCAAATTGTAGAAACTGCTCTAAAATCTACGAAAGATATGTCTGGAGCATCTATAAGAGAAGCTATGAATAATGTAGGCGGTATAGATTTGATAACTGGTAAATTAAAATTTGATGCTGATAGAAATCCTGAAAAGGCAGTTACATTTATCCAAGTAAAAGGTGGAAAACTTACATTAAAGGAAAAATTCTAA
- a CDS encoding ABC transporter substrate-binding protein yields MKKTLFLISLLALFVFSCGAKTAKDKNVIKVGVIGALTGNVAQYGTSTINGFKLKVKEINAAGGINGKKIELVVADSKGDAQEAINAFKKMVSQDKIDIFMGEVTSGPSLAIAPLAQQAKVPMITATGTAFDITKDKDFVFRTTFTDPYQGVVVAKYAKSKGYKNVTVLTNTGSDYSVGLANAFKEQAKKEGIQVKEEQYTADDKDFRALLTKVKGYNPEVIFVPDYYNTIGLILTQSKDLGINAQFMGGDGWDGIQTNFGKVANGAIFASQFAPDDPDQNVQKFITSYKNEYKTDPIIFAALGYDTGTILETALKNVKDLSSKDEIKDAIKNFNGTNLVTGSLKYDSERNPEKKVTFIEVKNGKLTLKEKF; encoded by the coding sequence ATGAAAAAGACATTATTTTTAATTTCATTATTGGCATTATTTGTATTTAGCTGCGGAGCTAAAACTGCAAAAGATAAAAATGTTATAAAAGTCGGTGTTATTGGAGCTTTGACTGGAAATGTAGCGCAATATGGAACAAGTACAATTAATGGATTTAAGTTAAAAGTAAAGGAAATAAATGCCGCTGGTGGAATTAACGGTAAAAAAATCGAACTTGTTGTGGCAGATAGTAAGGGAGATGCACAGGAAGCAATCAATGCATTTAAAAAAATGGTTTCACAAGATAAAATTGATATTTTTATGGGAGAAGTTACATCTGGACCATCTCTTGCAATTGCACCGCTTGCGCAACAAGCAAAAGTTCCTATGATTACAGCAACTGGAACTGCATTTGATATTACAAAGGATAAGGATTTTGTATTTAGAACAACATTTACAGATCCTTATCAGGGTGTTGTTGTTGCAAAATATGCAAAATCTAAAGGCTATAAAAATGTTACAGTATTGACTAATACAGGTAGTGATTATTCAGTTGGACTTGCAAATGCGTTTAAGGAACAAGCTAAAAAAGAAGGAATTCAGGTTAAAGAAGAACAATATACTGCAGATGATAAAGATTTTAGAGCATTACTTACAAAAGTAAAAGGATATAATCCTGAGGTAATTTTTGTACCTGATTATTACAATACTATTGGATTAATTTTGACACAATCAAAAGATCTTGGAATAAATGCCCAATTTATGGGTGGAGATGGATGGGATGGAATCCAAACTAACTTTGGAAAAGTTGCTAATGGAGCAATTTTTGCAAGTCAATTTGCGCCAGATGATCCTGATCAAAATGTTCAAAAGTTCATTACTTCATATAAAAATGAATATAAAACTGATCCGATTATTTTTGCGGCTTTAGGATACGATACTGGAACAATTTTAGAAACTGCATTGAAAAATGTAAAAGATCTTTCTTCAAAAGATGAAATTAAAGATGCAATTAAGAACTTTAATGGAACAAACCTTGTTACAGGCTCATTAAAATATGATTCAGAAAGAAATCCTGAAAAGAAAGTTACATTTATTGAAGTAAAAAATGGAAAACTTACATTAAAAGAAAAATTCTAG
- a CDS encoding branched-chain amino acid ABC transporter permease, protein MLKSFIEQTINGLQTGSIYALIALGYTMVYGIVKLINFAHGDILMVGAYATLIAVSNGMPLILAITLSIVLCAILGVVIDFFAYRPIRNAPKISALITAIGMSFLLESLALIIFGANPKVIDPKYIPAFLSNDNKMKLGFLQISTLTIFVIAITVICMVALNLFIKKTKLGKATRAVSQDTGAAQLMGINVNKTIAITFAIGSGLGALGGALYAIVYPQIEPYMGMLPGLKAFIAAVFGGIGSIPGAMVGGYVLGLLEAYVKGSSLTTWANPIVFGVLILILIFRPNGLFGKNMKEKV, encoded by the coding sequence ATGTTAAAGAGTTTTATCGAGCAAACTATTAACGGACTGCAAACTGGAAGTATTTATGCCCTGATTGCTTTGGGGTACACAATGGTTTACGGTATCGTTAAACTTATAAATTTTGCACATGGTGATATACTTATGGTGGGAGCTTATGCCACACTTATTGCTGTGTCAAATGGGATGCCATTAATACTGGCTATTACTTTATCAATCGTTTTGTGTGCTATTTTGGGAGTTGTAATTGACTTTTTTGCATATCGTCCAATTAGGAATGCACCTAAGATTTCGGCATTAATTACAGCGATTGGAATGAGTTTTTTATTAGAAAGTCTGGCACTTATAATATTTGGTGCAAATCCAAAAGTTATTGATCCAAAATATATACCAGCATTTTTATCAAATGATAATAAAATGAAGCTAGGATTTTTACAAATTAGCACACTTACAATATTTGTAATTGCAATTACAGTAATATGTATGGTGGCTTTAAACTTATTTATTAAAAAGACAAAATTAGGAAAAGCTACAAGGGCGGTTTCACAAGATACAGGAGCGGCACAGCTTATGGGAATTAATGTAAATAAAACTATTGCCATAACATTTGCAATTGGTTCTGGACTTGGTGCATTAGGTGGAGCATTATATGCGATTGTTTATCCGCAAATTGAGCCATATATGGGAATGTTGCCTGGACTAAAGGCGTTTATTGCAGCTGTATTTGGAGGCATTGGAAGTATTCCTGGAGCTATGGTTGGTGGATATGTCTTAGGACTGCTTGAAGCGTATGTAAAAGGTTCATCGCTTACAACTTGGGCAAATCCGATTGTATTTGGTGTGCTTATATTAATATTAATTTTTAGACCAAATGGATTGTTTGGGAAAAATATGAAGGAAAAAGTATAA
- a CDS encoding branched-chain amino acid ABC transporter permease, which yields MEKNNKDVKEKNINNLEKKQDKQPKKDKEIKNCKWNDLNYFNKLNVKNYIATFLLIIIFYFVLSFTFDPNDAFSYTRGIYISILIYVLFSVSLNITVGLMGQLNLGQAGFIAIGGYSAAFISKILVHYNLPPFLQLILVSLFGGLVAAVFGLLVGGSTLRLRGDYLAIITLAFGEIVKYIIQNLDFLGGATGLSGIPTLLSFSNTYFIVVISIVIIAMAMTSRKGKEVLSIREDEIAAENIGIGLNRVKLYGFAFSAFFAGVGGSLFAHNVGILTPDKFGFLFSIEILVMVVLGGLGSITGAIVAAVILTLLNEKLRDVSQFRYLVYAIILISLMIFRPKGIFGTKEFTFAGTKRRIKRIRDHKNSKNESDEN from the coding sequence ATGGAAAAAAATAATAAAGATGTAAAAGAAAAAAATATAAATAATTTAGAAAAAAAACAAGATAAACAGCCTAAAAAAGATAAAGAAATAAAAAATTGTAAATGGAACGACTTAAATTATTTTAACAAATTAAATGTAAAAAATTATATTGCTACGTTTCTTTTAATAATTATATTTTATTTTGTTTTAAGTTTTACTTTTGATCCAAATGATGCCTTCAGTTATACAAGGGGAATTTATATAAGTATCTTAATTTATGTGTTATTTTCAGTAAGTTTAAATATAACAGTCGGACTTATGGGACAACTTAACTTGGGACAAGCTGGATTTATTGCAATTGGTGGATATTCAGCAGCTTTTATCTCAAAAATATTAGTCCATTATAATTTACCGCCATTTTTACAATTAATCTTAGTATCACTATTTGGTGGATTAGTTGCAGCTGTATTTGGGCTTTTGGTTGGTGGTAGCACACTTAGGCTAAGAGGAGATTATCTTGCAATTATTACACTTGCCTTTGGAGAAATTGTAAAATATATTATTCAAAATTTGGATTTTTTAGGTGGAGCAACTGGACTTAGTGGTATTCCGACACTTTTGAGTTTTTCAAATACATATTTCATCGTAGTTATTTCAATTGTTATAATTGCAATGGCTATGACTTCACGAAAGGGAAAGGAAGTTTTGTCAATTAGGGAAGATGAAATTGCGGCTGAAAATATTGGAATTGGATTAAATCGTGTAAAACTTTATGGATTTGCATTTTCAGCATTTTTTGCTGGAGTTGGAGGATCACTGTTTGCACATAATGTGGGAATTTTGACACCTGATAAATTTGGATTTTTATTCTCGATAGAAATTCTTGTTATGGTAGTGCTTGGAGGACTTGGAAGTATTACGGGAGCGATTGTTGCTGCGGTAATTTTGACATTATTAAATGAAAAATTAAGAGATGTTTCACAATTTAGATACTTAGTTTACGCAATTATATTAATTTCATTGATGATTTTCCGTCCAAAGGGAATTTTCGGTACGAAGGAATTTACATTTGCAGGAACAAAAAGAAGAATTAAGCGGATTAGAGATCATAAAAATAGTAAAAATGAAAGTGATGAAAATTAA
- a CDS encoding ABC transporter ATP-binding protein → MSLLKTTDLGISFGGLRAVDDVNIEIKEGELVGLIGPNGAGKTTIFNLLTGVYKPTDGDISINQISINKKTTPQIVALGVARTFQNIRLFKELSVLDNVKLAFNNSMSYNTFEAIFRLPRFWKEEKEVTDKALDLLDIFDMAEMANITAGNLSYGQQRKLEIARALATNPKLLLLDEPAAGMNPNETKELMNTISFIRNKFKIAILLIEHDMDLVMGICERLYVLNFGRIIASGLPDEIQNNKEVITAYLGE, encoded by the coding sequence ATGTCATTATTAAAAACGACAGATTTGGGAATATCTTTTGGAGGGCTAAGAGCAGTTGATGATGTAAATATTGAAATAAAAGAAGGCGAGCTAGTTGGGCTGATTGGACCGAATGGAGCTGGAAAAACAACAATATTTAACTTGCTTACAGGTGTTTATAAACCTACAGATGGGGATATTTCTATAAATCAGATTAGTATAAATAAAAAAACTACTCCACAAATAGTTGCTTTAGGAGTTGCCAGAACATTTCAAAATATTAGACTTTTTAAGGAACTAAGCGTATTAGACAATGTAAAACTGGCATTTAACAACAGTATGAGTTATAATACTTTTGAAGCGATTTTTAGACTTCCTAGATTTTGGAAGGAAGAAAAGGAAGTGACTGATAAGGCGCTTGATTTACTGGATATTTTTGATATGGCTGAAATGGCGAATATTACTGCTGGAAACTTGTCTTATGGACAGCAAAGAAAACTGGAAATAGCAAGAGCTTTAGCTACAAATCCTAAATTGCTGCTGCTAGATGAGCCGGCGGCTGGAATGAATCCGAATGAAACGAAGGAATTAATGAATACAATTAGCTTTATAAGAAATAAATTTAAAATTGCAATTTTGTTAATTGAACATGATATGGATCTGGTAATGGGAATTTGTGAAAGATTATATGTGCTAAACTTTGGAAGAATCATTGCTTCAGGGCTTCCAGATGAAATTCAGAATAATAAGGAAGTTATCACAGCTTATTTAGGAGAATAA
- a CDS encoding ABC transporter ATP-binding protein, whose translation MNILNVNDLNVYYGVIHAIKNISFQIKKGEIVSLIGANGAGKTSTLHAISGLVPIKSGEISLSGENITNADAYKLVSRGMAHVPEGRRIFTELTVLENLEMGAYTRNDVDQIKKDMEHMFSLFPRLAERKKQLAGTMSGGEQQMLAMARALMSNPSLLLLDEPSMGLAPLLVQEIFNIIEKINKEENVTVLLVEQNANMALSIADRGYVLETGKIILEGTGKELLTNPEIKKAYLGG comes from the coding sequence GTGAATATTTTAAATGTAAATGACTTAAATGTCTACTATGGCGTAATCCACGCTATAAAAAACATTTCATTTCAAATAAAAAAAGGTGAAATCGTTTCCCTAATTGGTGCAAATGGAGCTGGAAAAACATCCACACTTCACGCTATTTCAGGGCTTGTACCAATAAAATCAGGAGAAATTTCCTTGAGTGGAGAAAATATAACCAATGCTGATGCTTATAAGCTTGTCAGCCGTGGAATGGCACACGTTCCAGAAGGTCGTAGAATCTTTACAGAGCTGACTGTGCTGGAAAACTTGGAAATGGGAGCATACACAAGAAATGATGTAGATCAAATAAAAAAAGACATGGAGCATATGTTCTCGCTATTCCCAAGACTTGCTGAACGTAAAAAGCAGTTGGCAGGAACAATGAGTGGAGGAGAACAGCAAATGCTGGCAATGGCAAGAGCCTTAATGTCAAATCCTTCGTTATTATTACTGGATGAGCCGTCAATGGGACTAGCGCCGTTATTAGTACAGGAAATCTTCAATATCATTGAAAAAATCAACAAGGAAGAAAATGTAACTGTATTGTTGGTAGAACAAAATGCCAATATGGCGCTTTCAATCGCAGATAGAGGATATGTTCTGGAAACTGGAAAAATCATTCTGGAAGGAACAGGGAAGGAACTGCTTACAAATCCTGAGATTAAGAAGGCCTATTTGGGAGGATAA
- a CDS encoding dynamin family protein — MLNLEQYIRSNNEELVNIHWNETINEYVKRLNGSKILFKKLSEKEYFKSSNTLKENIFFKEINSEISRYISDSKNPSYQIAIVGAVKAGKSTLINALIGYDLASTNVTPETATLTKIKTTDKNSITVKFYSKKDWKKIWNDAQKSTNATIFKEEFDNLRAKEIECEMLEKSDVFKEFDNLDSMKNEIKKWTSSHAREHYFVKEIEIGVEKLNLPPQVCLVDTPGLNDPVQYRSNITSEYIHSANAVIICVNSKTLRNEEITTILEVLTKAQDKKDKVYILGTQIDIMNSQADWEQQQEEWLKHLKEKQFYGSLEMAKKQLIGVSSYFYSNAIKLSSNTDIDSLEDVLDNLVKIEEMSKQERRELLKLYNKNNLTPKDIDQIKRRLINYSNIEILKDNIQNKLILGFNESLKIDFINRYNYLKNKIETFKNEHIEKIQGNINSFTQSENELKQQILQNEEQKENLKNLNEKLKLKIKEITQAFNTDFEELNTNFNELMKNIRKVKFEEESEVK, encoded by the coding sequence ATGTTAAATTTAGAACAGTATATTAGAAGCAATAATGAAGAATTAGTTAATATTCATTGGAATGAAACTATTAACGAATATGTAAAAAGATTAAATGGTTCAAAAATATTATTTAAGAAATTATCAGAAAAGGAGTATTTTAAAAGTTCAAATACTTTAAAAGAAAATATATTTTTTAAAGAAATAAATAGCGAAATTTCAAGATATATTTCTGATTCAAAAAATCCAAGCTATCAAATTGCGATTGTAGGAGCTGTAAAAGCAGGAAAATCAACATTAATTAATGCTCTGATTGGTTACGACTTAGCCAGTACAAATGTAACCCCAGAAACTGCAACATTAACAAAAATAAAAACAACAGACAAAAATTCAATTACAGTAAAATTTTATTCAAAGAAAGATTGGAAAAAAATCTGGAATGATGCTCAAAAAAGTACAAATGCAACTATTTTTAAAGAAGAATTTGATAACTTAAGAGCAAAAGAAATAGAATGTGAAATGTTAGAAAAATCAGATGTTTTTAAAGAATTTGATAATTTAGATTCTATGAAAAATGAAATAAAAAAATGGACTTCCTCGCATGCTAGAGAGCATTATTTTGTCAAAGAAATTGAAATTGGTGTAGAAAAATTAAATCTTCCACCACAAGTTTGTCTAGTAGATACTCCTGGGTTAAATGATCCTGTACAATATCGTTCAAATATTACTTCTGAATATATTCACAGTGCAAATGCAGTAATTATTTGTGTAAATTCCAAAACATTGAGAAATGAAGAAATTACAACGATTTTAGAAGTATTGACAAAAGCTCAGGACAAAAAAGATAAGGTATATATCTTGGGAACGCAAATTGACATTATGAATTCGCAAGCTGACTGGGAACAACAACAAGAAGAATGGTTAAAACACTTAAAAGAAAAACAATTTTATGGAAGTTTAGAAATGGCTAAAAAGCAATTAATTGGAGTTAGTTCATATTTTTATTCAAATGCTATAAAGTTATCATCAAATACTGATATTGATTCATTGGAAGATGTTCTCGATAATTTAGTAAAAATAGAAGAAATGTCAAAACAAGAGAGACGTGAATTATTAAAATTATATAATAAAAATAATCTTACTCCTAAAGATATTGACCAAATAAAAAGAAGATTAATTAATTATTCTAATATAGAAATTTTGAAAGATAATATTCAAAATAAACTAATTTTGGGATTTAATGAAAGTTTGAAGATTGATTTTATCAATAGGTACAATTATTTAAAAAATAAAATTGAAACATTTAAAAATGAACATATTGAAAAAATTCAAGGAAATATTAATAGTTTTACGCAGAGTGAAAATGAATTAAAACAACAAATTTTACAAAATGAAGAACAAAAAGAAAATCTAAAAAATTTAAATGAAAAATTAAAATTAAAGATAAAAGAAATTACCCAAGCATTTAATACAGATTTTGAAGAATTAAATACAAATTTTAATGAACTTATGAAAAATATTAGAAAAGTCAAATTTGAAGAAGAAAGTGAGGTTAAATAG
- a CDS encoding Cof-type HAD-IIB family hydrolase produces MNYKLIATDMDGTLLDEEHGITSENIEAIVKVQKEKGVKFVLASGRPSYAMFDYAKELQMDKYEGYVLAFNGGELIDMKTNEVIFHEGLDKPDIENVYKVSKEINVPMILYVGDTIYGTEATEGVMYEADQCKMKFQKFDSLEELEKKGIDKTTKCMIIGTPEEVLMAEKHMNKVHGNDYFIAISKPIFLEIANKNVDKGKTLKKLGEIENIKPEEMIAVGDSANDKPLLELVGMPVAVENAIPEIKSISKFISTSNVEHGLKTVIEKFFEI; encoded by the coding sequence ATGAATTATAAATTGATTGCGACTGATATGGATGGGACATTGCTTGATGAGGAGCATGGGATAACAAGCGAAAATATTGAGGCGATTGTGAAAGTTCAAAAGGAAAAGGGTGTTAAATTTGTGCTTGCGAGCGGTAGACCTAGTTATGCTATGTTTGATTATGCAAAAGAGCTTCAAATGGATAAGTATGAAGGTTATGTTTTGGCATTTAACGGTGGAGAATTAATTGATATGAAGACAAATGAAGTGATTTTTCACGAAGGGCTGGATAAACCGGATATTGAAAATGTTTATAAAGTTTCAAAGGAAATAAATGTTCCGATGATTTTGTATGTTGGAGATACGATTTATGGGACAGAGGCAACAGAAGGAGTAATGTATGAAGCAGATCAATGTAAAATGAAATTCCAAAAATTTGATTCGCTTGAAGAATTAGAAAAAAAAGGAATTGATAAAACTACAAAATGTATGATTATTGGAACGCCTGAAGAAGTATTAATGGCAGAAAAACATATGAATAAAGTTCACGGGAATGATTATTTTATCGCTATTTCAAAGCCTATATTCTTGGAAATTGCAAATAAAAATGTGGATAAAGGAAAAACATTGAAAAAATTGGGAGAAATTGAAAATATAAAACCTGAGGAAATGATTGCAGTTGGTGACAGTGCGAATGACAAGCCTTTATTGGAACTTGTGGGAATGCCTGTGGCTGTGGAAAATGCTATTCCTGAAATCAAAAGCATCTCTAAATTTATTTCAACTTCAAATGTGGAGCATGGATTAAAAACAGTAATTGAGAAATTTTTTGAAATATAA